The proteins below come from a single Rhodococcus sp. WMMA185 genomic window:
- a CDS encoding 8-amino-7-oxononanoate synthase: MVLWVSTDRAPSTWLDDIEYRRRAAGLRRELRPRTSGSGLIDLASNDYLGLVRHPEVVRGATTALRRWGAGATGSRLVTGSTTEHDLLEREFAEFVGAESGLVFSSGYTANLGAVTALSGAGSLIVSDAGSHASLVDACRLSRARVDVAPHSNVEFVRSALANRTEERALVITDSVFSADGDLSPLVGLHRVCREFGAFLLVDEAHGIGVRGSGGRGLVHEVGLAGEPDIVVTATLSKSLASQGGAVLASEKVRAHLIDSARTFIFDTGLAPASVGAARAALSILRAEPDRAGTVLDRARDLARFTGAGTPESAVVSVILGDPQRAVDAAAACREQGLHVGCFRPPSVPEGTSRLRLTARATLGPEELARIETVLADVLEGAWA; this comes from the coding sequence ATGGTGCTGTGGGTGAGCACCGACCGCGCCCCGTCCACCTGGCTCGACGACATCGAGTACCGGCGACGTGCTGCCGGACTGCGCCGCGAGTTGCGTCCTCGCACCTCCGGTAGTGGACTCATCGATCTGGCGTCGAACGATTACCTCGGCCTCGTGCGCCATCCCGAGGTGGTACGCGGGGCGACGACTGCGCTACGAAGGTGGGGTGCGGGGGCCACCGGCTCGCGGTTGGTCACCGGGTCGACCACCGAACACGATCTGCTCGAAAGGGAGTTCGCGGAGTTTGTCGGCGCCGAATCCGGTCTGGTGTTTTCCTCCGGTTACACCGCGAATCTGGGCGCCGTCACCGCGCTGTCCGGCGCCGGATCGCTGATCGTCTCCGACGCCGGAAGTCATGCCTCACTCGTGGATGCCTGCCGGCTGTCCCGCGCTCGCGTCGACGTTGCCCCGCATTCGAACGTCGAGTTCGTTCGCAGCGCGCTGGCCAACCGGACCGAGGAGCGTGCACTCGTGATCACCGATTCGGTGTTCAGCGCGGACGGCGATCTTTCGCCCTTGGTCGGACTACACCGGGTATGCCGGGAATTCGGCGCGTTCCTACTCGTAGACGAGGCCCACGGCATCGGTGTTCGCGGCAGCGGTGGGCGAGGCCTGGTGCACGAAGTGGGGCTGGCGGGCGAACCGGACATCGTCGTGACGGCCACTTTGTCGAAGTCTCTCGCCAGCCAGGGTGGTGCGGTTCTCGCCTCCGAAAAGGTCCGCGCACACCTCATCGATTCAGCACGCACGTTCATCTTCGACACGGGTTTGGCCCCGGCGTCGGTGGGAGCGGCGCGCGCGGCGCTCTCGATCTTGCGAGCCGAGCCCGATCGCGCCGGCACCGTACTGGACCGAGCCCGCGACCTTGCCCGATTCACAGGGGCGGGGACGCCCGAGTCTGCTGTTGTTTCGGTGATTCTCGGCGACCCGCAGCGGGCGGTCGACGCCGCAGCTGCGTGCCGGGAACAGGGATTGCACGTCGGCTGCTTCCGACCTCCGTCCGTGCCGGAGGGCACGTCGCGCCTGCGGCTCACTGCCCGGGCGACGCTCGGCCCCGAGGAACTGGCTCGGATCGAGACCGTGCTGGCGGACGTCCTCGAGGGAGCGTGGGCATGA
- a CDS encoding adenosylmethionine--8-amino-7-oxononanoate transaminase — MTYPSLSVDDISTLDASLLWHPYGAFPASTAPLVVASANGTRLTLADGRELVDGMSSWWAAVHGYRHPVLDAAATAQLGRMSHVMFGGLTHEPAARLAQLLVDNSPDGLDKVFLADSGSVSVEVAIKMCLQYWRSRGTVGRHRLLTWRGGYHGDTFAPMSVCDPDGGMHSLWTDVLARQVFAPPPPREFDAGYVAEFERLVQSHSSELAAIIVEPVVQGAGGMRFHDPRYLSELRRICDEHELLLVFDEIATGFGRTGEWFAADHARVSPDIMCVGKALTGGYMTLAATLCSSEVAETISSGDAGGLMHGPTFMANPLACAVAVASIELLRSRDWRGEVAALNAGLESGLRPAVDLPGVRDVRVLGGIGVIELANPVDMQEVTDAAVASGVWLRPFRNLIYAMPPYVCTADEVRTIAAGMCAAAHSQSAA, encoded by the coding sequence GTGACCTACCCGAGCCTGTCCGTCGACGACATCTCCACCCTCGACGCCTCCCTGCTCTGGCATCCGTACGGCGCATTCCCTGCTTCGACGGCCCCACTCGTCGTAGCCTCGGCGAACGGGACCCGGCTCACCCTTGCCGACGGGCGCGAACTCGTCGACGGTATGAGTTCCTGGTGGGCCGCGGTGCACGGCTACCGGCATCCTGTCCTGGACGCGGCCGCCACCGCACAACTCGGTCGGATGAGTCATGTCATGTTCGGCGGTCTGACCCACGAACCGGCTGCCAGGCTGGCGCAACTGCTCGTGGATAACTCCCCGGACGGTTTGGACAAGGTCTTCCTCGCGGACTCGGGCTCGGTGTCCGTCGAGGTCGCGATCAAGATGTGTCTGCAGTACTGGCGAAGCCGCGGCACGGTGGGCAGGCATCGACTGCTCACCTGGCGCGGCGGCTATCACGGCGACACGTTCGCGCCGATGAGCGTCTGCGACCCTGATGGCGGAATGCACTCGCTGTGGACGGACGTGCTGGCACGGCAGGTGTTCGCGCCACCGCCGCCGCGCGAGTTCGACGCCGGCTACGTCGCGGAGTTCGAACGTCTCGTTCAGTCACATTCGTCCGAATTGGCGGCGATCATCGTAGAACCGGTGGTACAGGGTGCGGGCGGCATGCGGTTTCACGATCCCCGGTACCTGTCGGAACTTCGACGGATCTGCGACGAGCACGAACTACTGCTGGTGTTCGACGAGATAGCCACCGGATTCGGCCGAACCGGAGAGTGGTTCGCTGCCGACCACGCCCGGGTGAGCCCCGACATCATGTGCGTCGGTAAAGCCCTCACAGGCGGATACATGACTCTCGCCGCTACCCTCTGCTCCAGCGAGGTCGCCGAGACCATCAGTTCCGGAGACGCCGGTGGGCTGATGCATGGGCCGACGTTCATGGCCAATCCCCTCGCCTGCGCTGTCGCAGTGGCCTCGATCGAACTGCTGCGCTCACGCGACTGGCGAGGTGAGGTCGCCGCCCTGAACGCCGGACTCGAATCGGGCCTGAGGCCTGCGGTCGACCTCCCCGGAGTCCGAGACGTCCGCGTTCTCGGTGGCATCGGAGTGATCGAGCTGGCGAACCCGGTGGACATGCAGGAGGTCACCGACGCAGCCGTGGCTTCCGGGGTGTGGCTACGGCCGTTCCGCAACCTGATCTATGCGATGCCGCCCTACGTGTGCACCGCCGACGAGGTGCGGACCATTGCAGCAGGAATGTGCGCGGCGGCTCATAGTCAGAGCGCCGCCTGA
- the glgX gene encoding glycogen debranching protein GlgX has translation MGPRDSTDTMPFPVWPGSAYPLGATYDGAGTNFSLFSEVAEAVDLCLIARDGTETRIRLEEVDGYVWHAYLPTVAPGQRYGYRVHGPWNPAAGHRCDPSKLLLDPYGKAFDGTFDGDRSLYSYDVEEQADLHDAIDRDNEDPEEHLSGHSESEVEAEAENPVEPPLAGHDSLGHTMTTVVINPFFDWNSDRAPKRPYHETVIYEAHVKGMTATHPDVPENLRGTYAGLAHPVIIDHLVGLGVTAIELMPVHQFMHDQTLLDRGLRNYWGYNTFGFLAPHNEYSLAEKPGAAVSEFKWMVRTFHEAGIEVILDVVYNHTAEGNHLGPTICFRGIDNAAYYRLVDGNAEHYKDYTGTGNSLDARHPHTLQLIMDSLRYWVTEMHVDGFRFDLASTLARELHDVNRLSAFFDLVQQDPVVSQVKLIAEPWDVGEGGYQVGNFPGLWTEWNGKYRDTVRDYWRGEPATLGEFASRLTGSSDLYEATGRRPSASINFVVAHDGFTLRDLVSYNEKHNEANGENNTDGESHNRSWNCGVEGPTDDPDILDLRGRQSRNMLATLMLSQGTPMLAHGDEMGRTKQGNNNVYCQDSELSWIDWSLTDTNADLLEFTKRVIALRMNNPVFRRRRFFEGTPIRSGDQTRDIAWLTPSGEEMTPEDWDSGFGKSLAVFLNGKGIHEPNQRGERVVGDSFLLCFNAHHEGIDFSTLHSDYAEEWTVALDTFVPNGVKESVIKAGDPLHVEARSLVVLRRTA, from the coding sequence ATGGGCCCTCGCGATTCGACCGATACCATGCCGTTTCCGGTGTGGCCCGGTAGCGCCTATCCCCTAGGCGCCACATACGACGGGGCCGGAACGAATTTTTCGCTGTTCTCCGAAGTAGCCGAAGCCGTCGATCTGTGCCTGATCGCCCGGGACGGCACGGAAACGCGGATCCGCCTCGAAGAGGTCGACGGCTACGTGTGGCACGCATATCTGCCGACGGTCGCTCCGGGCCAGCGCTATGGGTACCGAGTCCACGGACCGTGGAACCCGGCGGCCGGGCATCGCTGCGATCCGAGCAAGCTCCTCCTCGACCCTTACGGCAAGGCTTTCGACGGCACCTTCGACGGCGACCGCTCCCTGTACTCCTACGACGTCGAGGAACAGGCGGACCTCCACGATGCCATCGACCGCGACAACGAAGACCCCGAAGAGCACCTGTCGGGGCATTCGGAATCCGAGGTCGAGGCGGAAGCCGAGAATCCTGTGGAACCCCCCTTGGCCGGACATGATTCGCTCGGCCACACGATGACCACAGTGGTGATAAACCCGTTCTTCGACTGGAACTCCGATCGCGCGCCCAAGCGTCCCTACCACGAGACCGTGATCTACGAGGCTCACGTCAAGGGCATGACGGCGACCCACCCCGATGTTCCGGAGAATCTCCGTGGCACCTATGCGGGGCTGGCGCATCCGGTGATCATCGACCACCTGGTCGGACTCGGCGTCACCGCGATCGAACTGATGCCGGTGCACCAGTTCATGCACGACCAGACCCTGCTCGACCGCGGGCTGCGGAACTACTGGGGATACAACACGTTCGGCTTCCTCGCCCCGCACAACGAGTACTCGTTGGCGGAGAAGCCTGGCGCCGCCGTATCGGAGTTCAAGTGGATGGTCCGGACGTTCCACGAGGCGGGTATCGAAGTAATCCTCGATGTCGTCTACAACCACACGGCAGAAGGCAACCACCTCGGTCCGACCATCTGTTTCCGCGGGATCGACAATGCCGCCTACTACCGCCTTGTCGACGGGAACGCCGAGCACTACAAGGACTACACCGGGACCGGGAACAGCTTGGACGCTCGGCACCCGCACACGCTGCAATTGATCATGGACTCGCTGCGGTACTGGGTCACCGAAATGCACGTCGACGGATTCCGATTCGACCTCGCGTCCACGCTCGCGCGCGAACTGCACGACGTGAACCGGTTGTCCGCGTTCTTCGACCTCGTCCAACAGGACCCGGTTGTCAGTCAGGTCAAGCTGATCGCCGAACCGTGGGACGTCGGGGAGGGTGGCTACCAGGTGGGCAACTTTCCCGGACTGTGGACGGAATGGAACGGCAAGTACCGCGACACCGTCCGCGATTACTGGCGGGGCGAACCGGCGACTCTCGGCGAGTTCGCGTCCCGTCTGACCGGATCGTCCGACCTCTACGAGGCGACTGGCCGGCGGCCCAGCGCGAGCATCAACTTCGTGGTCGCCCACGACGGGTTCACGCTACGCGACCTGGTGTCCTACAACGAGAAGCACAACGAGGCCAATGGCGAAAACAACACCGACGGTGAGAGCCATAACCGCTCCTGGAACTGCGGTGTCGAAGGCCCGACTGACGACCCGGACATCCTCGACCTCCGTGGGCGGCAGAGCCGGAACATGCTGGCGACACTCATGCTGAGCCAGGGCACCCCTATGCTGGCGCACGGCGACGAGATGGGCCGTACCAAGCAAGGCAACAACAATGTGTACTGCCAGGATTCGGAGCTGTCGTGGATCGACTGGTCTCTGACCGATACGAACGCAGACCTACTGGAGTTCACCAAGCGGGTGATCGCACTGCGGATGAACAATCCGGTGTTCCGTCGACGCAGATTCTTCGAGGGCACACCCATCCGCAGCGGCGACCAGACCAGAGACATCGCATGGCTCACGCCGTCGGGCGAGGAGATGACGCCCGAGGATTGGGACAGTGGGTTCGGAAAGTCGCTGGCGGTATTCCTCAACGGGAAGGGCATTCACGAACCCAACCAACGGGGGGAACGGGTTGTCGGTGATTCGTTCCTCTTGTGCTTCAACGCGCACCACGAGGGAATCGACTTCTCTACTCTCCATTCCGATTACGCCGAAGAATGGACCGTCGCGCTCGACACGTTCGTGCCGAATGGGGTGAAGGAATCGGTGATCAAAGCGGGAGATCCGCTGCATGTCGAGGCCAGGTCGCTGGTCGTGCTGCGTCGGACCGCCTGA